In Hippoglossus stenolepis isolate QCI-W04-F060 chromosome 20, HSTE1.2, whole genome shotgun sequence, the following are encoded in one genomic region:
- the LOC118099707 gene encoding serine protease 23-like codes for MGLLYGQYLLLCVAALTVSAAFAKDGGSEADRWPRQSLPVLLDTHTQLLNTLSFKGQVEDEEKASAKTLCGIECQEKLPPVDQTEQERILGYETMYENGTRTHTDISLQGFDNTSAGRPAHSEIHTRRKRQVYGADGRFVISDSHFITNYPFSTAVRLSTGCSGVLVSPKHVLTAAHCIHDGADYLESARRLRVGVLQLKAKRRRGGRRRGGRQRGGRRGEEKTMEEGEEQNSLDGDVARGRNGRRRGRRVEGHMEAEAGNIERGRKRKGLKRVRRSVQPRKQPVFRWTRVKQTQIPQGWIHGKDSTNSASSDYDYALLELKRQVKQKPMALGVAPSTAPLARIHFSGYDADKSLLDGRGEEKVVYRFCSVTKESDNLMYQRCDAQPGATGAGVYVRLRQEEGDEGGKGKWQRRVIGVFSGHRWVEVEGGELRDYNVAVRITPAKYAQICHWIHGDPSLCKEV; via the coding sequence ATGGGCCTCCTATACGGTCAGTATCTGCTGCTCTGCGTGGCCGCCCTCACAGTTTCTGCAGCGTTTGCCAAAGATGGAGGCAGCGAGGCCGACAGGTGGCCCAGGCAGAGCCTCCCGGTGCTGctggacacgcacacacagcttTTAAACACCCTGTCGTTCAAAGGGcaggtggaggatgaggagaaggcAAGTGCAAAGACACTCTGTGGGATCGAGTGTCAAGAAAAGTTACCACCTGTTGACCAGACGGAGCAAGAGAGGATTCTGGGATACGAGACAATGTATGAGAATGGTACACGCACGCATACCGATATCAGCTTGCAAGGTTTTGATAACACGTCTGCAGGAAGGCCAGCCCACTCAGAGATCCACACAAGAAGGAAACGACAGGTTTACGGAGCAGACGGACGCTTCGTGATCTCCGACTCACATTTTATCACCAACTACCCGTTCTCCACCGCAGTTCGTCTCTCCACCGGATGCTCCGGAGTCCTGGTGTCCCCAAAACACGTGCTGACAGCGGCACACTGCATCCACGACGGCGCCGACTACCTAGAGAGTGCCAGGAGGCTCAGAGTAGGAGTGCTGCAGCTCAAAgccaaaagaagaagaggaggaaggaggagaggggggcgACAGAggggtgggaggagaggagaggagaagacgatggaggaaggtgaggagcaGAACAGTTTAGATGGAGATGTGGCAAGAGGCAGAAATGGGAGACGCAGAGGAAGAAGGGTGGAAGGTCACATGGAAGCTGAGGCTGGAAATattgaaagaggaagaaaacgAAAAGGCCTCAAGCGCGTTCGACGCAGCGTCCAACCCAGAAAGCAGCCCGTCTTCCGTTGGACTCGAGTTAAACAAACCCAAATCCCTCAAGGATGGATCCACGGCAAGGACTCCACCAACTCGGCCTCTTCTGACTACGATTACGCACTTCTGGAGCTAAAACGACAAGTCAAACAGAAGCCCATGGCGCTCGGAGTGGCTCCATCCACTGCTCCACTGGCACGGATCCACTTCTCAGGCTACGACGCCGACAAAAGCCTGCTGGACGGGCGCGGAGAAGAGAAGGTGGTTTACCGTTTTTGCTCAGTGACAAAGGAGTCCGACAACCTGATGTACCAGCGGTGCGACGCACAGCCCGGGGCGACAGGCGCTGGCGTTTATGTCCGTctgaggcaggaggagggagatgaaggcGGGAAAGGGAAGTGGCAGAGGAGGGTGATCGGGGTGTTCTCGGGCCATCggtgggtggaggtggagggcgGTGAGCTGAGGGACTATAACGTTGCCGTGAGGATCACTCCGGCCAAGTACGCCCAGATCTGCCACTGGATCCACGGAGATCCAAGTCTCTGTAAAGAGGTCTGA